A window of the Desulforapulum autotrophicum HRM2 genome harbors these coding sequences:
- a CDS encoding transglutaminase family protein, translating to MAIKVALHHKTDYIYDRKIQLGPQVVRLRPAPHCRTPILSYSQIIKPADHFINWQQDPFSNYLSRLNFQEKTDHFSIEVDLVAEMIIINPFDFFLEPHAEQFPFTYKPELAKDLKPFLEVAPPGKKLKAYLASIDRRKMDTNDFLVMVNQGLEKIIRYNIRMEPNVQSSEETLTKLSGSCRDSAWLLVQVLRHMGLAARFVSGYLIQLAPDVKSLEGPSGPEKDFTDLHAWTEVYLPGAGWIGLDATSGLLTGEGHIPLACTPDPRGAAPVTGGLEECEVTFNHTMNITRIHEDPRSTKPYPEEIWEQIESLGYRVDEEIARENITLTMGGEPTFVSVTDMEGDEWNTGAVGPTKKPLSVALLKRLRSQWAPGSLLHFGQGKWYPGESLPRWALTCLWRRDGKPVWRDEALVGNEEKDYGFGPDQAQKLMKTIAGVLGVNTRHIMPAYEDIFHWLWKEQRLPVNVTPGDSKLKNAEDRARMALVFEKGIGEVTGFVLPLQKGSWKSGPWHLRNDTLFLIPGDSPMGLRLPLDSLPWVAEKEYPHVVEEDPMGGKEPLPDPLTSDADKEKIKELLAERQSQSHLEGEPEVQIRADVVSQPRPFAEPKPVVGESAAWVIRTALCIQPRGGRLYVFMPPMERAVDYFELITAIEDAAAITKMPVIIEGYTPPFDHRFNRFSITPDPGVMEVNIHPAHTWKEMVDTTTELYEAARLTGLGTEKFMLDGRHSGTGGGNHIIMGGATPAESPWLKRPDLLRSFLTYWNNHPSLSFLFSGLFMGPTSQAPRIDEARHDTLYELEIAFDELKAQTGNSELPCPPWLVDRLFRHLLTDLTGNTHRAEFCIDKLYSPDSATGRLGLVEFRSFEMPPHARMSLAQQLLLRICMVKFWKKPYEEKLVHWGTSLHDRFMLPHYVWQDFCEVLDELARDGYPMTADHFHPHFEFRFPFVGQVTHAGIEMELRVAMEPWHVLGEEPGGGGTARYVDSSLEKMQVLVKNMTDSRHKVLCNGRPLPLQPTGTKGEFVAAVRYRAWQPPSCLHPTIGSHAPLTFDLVDTWSKRSIGGCTYHVAHPGGRSYEVFPVNAYEAEGRRVSRFVSFGHTPGPLDQIPTEAPNSAFPHTLDLRTQAKR from the coding sequence CATGCGGAACAATTTCCCTTTACCTACAAACCAGAACTGGCAAAGGATCTGAAGCCCTTTCTGGAGGTGGCCCCCCCCGGAAAAAAATTAAAGGCGTATCTGGCATCCATTGACCGTCGTAAAATGGATACCAACGATTTCCTGGTTATGGTGAATCAGGGCCTGGAAAAGATCATTCGGTACAATATCCGTATGGAACCCAATGTTCAGAGCAGTGAAGAGACCCTGACCAAATTGAGTGGTTCCTGCCGGGACTCGGCCTGGCTTCTGGTTCAGGTTCTCCGACACATGGGACTTGCTGCCCGGTTTGTATCTGGCTACCTCATTCAACTGGCCCCGGACGTGAAATCCCTGGAAGGGCCGTCCGGGCCGGAAAAAGACTTCACCGATCTCCATGCCTGGACCGAGGTGTATCTGCCTGGAGCCGGATGGATAGGGCTTGATGCCACATCTGGTCTTCTCACCGGAGAGGGGCACATCCCCCTGGCCTGTACCCCTGACCCCCGGGGGGCCGCCCCGGTCACCGGTGGCCTTGAAGAATGTGAGGTGACGTTCAACCACACCATGAACATCACCCGGATACACGAAGATCCCCGTTCCACCAAACCCTATCCAGAGGAGATCTGGGAACAGATTGAAAGCCTGGGATACCGGGTGGATGAGGAGATTGCTCGAGAAAACATTACCCTGACCATGGGGGGGGAGCCCACCTTTGTCTCTGTAACGGATATGGAGGGCGATGAGTGGAACACCGGTGCCGTGGGGCCCACCAAAAAGCCCCTGTCCGTGGCCCTTCTCAAACGACTGCGTTCCCAGTGGGCTCCGGGCAGTTTGCTCCACTTTGGCCAGGGCAAGTGGTATCCTGGCGAATCTTTGCCCAGATGGGCCCTGACCTGCCTGTGGAGAAGGGATGGAAAACCGGTGTGGCGGGATGAGGCCCTTGTTGGCAACGAAGAAAAAGACTATGGGTTTGGGCCGGACCAGGCCCAAAAATTAATGAAGACCATTGCCGGAGTGCTGGGGGTGAACACACGACATATCATGCCGGCCTACGAGGATATCTTTCACTGGCTGTGGAAGGAGCAGCGCCTGCCCGTCAATGTAACCCCAGGGGATTCGAAATTGAAAAACGCCGAAGACCGTGCCCGCATGGCCCTGGTGTTTGAAAAGGGCATTGGTGAGGTTACGGGTTTTGTTCTGCCCCTGCAAAAAGGTTCGTGGAAGAGCGGTCCCTGGCACCTGAGAAATGACACCCTTTTTCTCATTCCCGGTGATTCCCCCATGGGGCTTCGTCTGCCCCTGGACTCCTTGCCCTGGGTGGCGGAAAAGGAATACCCCCATGTGGTGGAAGAAGATCCCATGGGGGGAAAAGAACCCCTGCCGGACCCGTTGACCTCGGATGCCGACAAAGAAAAAATCAAGGAATTGCTTGCGGAACGGCAATCCCAGTCCCACCTTGAAGGGGAACCCGAAGTTCAGATACGGGCCGATGTGGTGTCCCAGCCCCGGCCCTTTGCCGAGCCCAAACCCGTTGTTGGAGAGTCCGCGGCCTGGGTTATCAGAACGGCCCTTTGCATCCAGCCCCGGGGGGGACGGCTTTATGTGTTCATGCCCCCCATGGAGCGGGCCGTGGATTATTTTGAACTCATCACCGCCATTGAAGATGCCGCAGCCATCACAAAAATGCCGGTGATCATTGAAGGATATACGCCTCCCTTTGATCATCGTTTTAATCGGTTCAGCATTACCCCGGACCCCGGGGTCATGGAGGTTAATATCCATCCGGCCCACACCTGGAAGGAGATGGTGGACACCACCACGGAACTTTATGAAGCCGCCCGGCTGACGGGGCTTGGAACGGAAAAGTTCATGCTGGACGGCCGTCACAGCGGTACCGGTGGCGGCAATCACATCATCATGGGAGGCGCCACCCCTGCAGAGAGTCCCTGGTTGAAACGCCCGGATCTGCTGAGAAGTTTTCTGACCTATTGGAACAACCACCCCAGTCTTTCCTTTCTCTTTTCAGGGTTGTTCATGGGGCCCACCAGCCAGGCTCCCCGTATTGATGAGGCCCGTCATGATACGCTGTATGAGCTGGAGATCGCCTTTGATGAATTAAAGGCCCAGACCGGGAATTCGGAGCTGCCCTGTCCGCCCTGGCTGGTGGACCGGCTGTTCAGGCATCTGCTCACCGATCTTACCGGTAATACCCATAGGGCCGAGTTCTGCATTGACAAACTGTATTCGCCGGACAGTGCCACAGGCCGGCTGGGACTTGTGGAGTTTCGATCGTTTGAAATGCCCCCCCATGCCCGGATGAGCCTTGCCCAGCAGCTGCTGCTTCGCATCTGTATGGTGAAATTCTGGAAAAAGCCCTATGAAGAAAAACTGGTGCACTGGGGCACCAGCCTCCACGACCGGTTCATGCTGCCCCATTATGTATGGCAGGATTTTTGTGAGGTGCTTGATGAACTTGCCCGGGATGGTTACCCCATGACGGCTGACCATTTTCATCCCCATTTTGAGTTCCGCTTTCCCTTTGTGGGCCAGGTGACCCATGCCGGGATCGAGATGGAATTGAGGGTGGCCATGGAGCCCTGGCATGTGCTGGGTGAAGAGCCGGGCGGTGGCGGCACGGCTCGATACGTGGATTCTTCCCTGGAAAAAATGCAGGTGCTGGTGAAAAATATGACCGATTCCCGGCATAAGGTGCTCTGCAATGGACGACCCTTGCCCCTGCAGCCCACGGGTACAAAGGGGGAATTTGTGGCCGCAGTCCGGTACCGGGCCTGGCAGCCTCCGTCGTGTCTGCATCCCACCATCGGCAGCCATGCGCCACTTACCTTTGATCTGGTGGATACCTGGAGTAAACGATCCATCGGCGGATGCACTTACCACGTGGCCCACCCCGGGGGGCGCAGCTATGAGGTGTTCCCCGTTAATGCCTATGAGGCCGAAGGCCGTCGTGTTTCCCGGTTTGTCAGCTTCGGCCATACCCCGGGGCCCCTGGATCAGATACCCACTGAAGCGCCGAACAGCGCGTTTCCCCACACCCTTGATCTGCGGACCCAGGCAAAAAGATAA